In a genomic window of Campylobacter concisus:
- a CDS encoding AMIN domain-containing protein — translation MKKFWLVLSIFAASVFARENPFMPISELNTSVMTTNIIEKFDSFDSLSFKFPSDAALLLDVTIRYRANDGTIKEKRLADINKTIDYSDEFALNKVKNPEPVVAKKLDVSVTMANMPSQKVSTPVIIEKNETKISNKDRNKTSDMPTPNVVVIDLSTDKAKEATIKPEQKVVEIKIEPSTKPVDSIKNGKDVKFLGFISFLANDKELKIATKAKNLKHFAYEKNKIVLDFAKPPRSFKTKSLKLENEYFKNVIIGWHDRYFRVVLELDKMHKYKLEASENGYVLKLL, via the coding sequence ATGAAAAAATTTTGGTTAGTTTTATCTATATTTGCAGCAAGCGTCTTTGCTAGAGAGAACCCATTTATGCCTATTAGCGAGCTAAATACAAGCGTTATGACAACAAATATCATAGAAAAATTTGATAGCTTTGATTCTCTTTCGTTTAAATTTCCAAGCGATGCGGCACTTTTACTAGATGTCACTATAAGATATAGGGCGAATGACGGTACTATAAAGGAAAAAAGGCTAGCCGATATAAATAAAACTATCGATTACAGCGATGAATTTGCTTTAAATAAGGTAAAAAATCCAGAACCAGTTGTGGCAAAAAAGCTAGATGTTTCGGTCACAATGGCAAATATGCCTAGCCAAAAAGTAAGCACTCCTGTGATAATAGAAAAAAATGAAACTAAAATTTCAAATAAAGATAGAAATAAAACTTCAGATATGCCAACTCCAAATGTTGTAGTGATCGATCTTAGCACAGATAAAGCAAAAGAAGCTACCATAAAACCTGAACAAAAGGTGGTCGAGATAAAGATTGAGCCTAGCACAAAGCCAGTTGATAGTATAAAAAATGGAAAAGATGTTAAATTTCTAGGTTTTATAAGCTTTCTAGCCAACGACAAAGAGCTAAAAATCGCTACAAAAGCTAAAAATTTAAAGCATTTTGCTTATGAGAAAAATAAGATCGTTCTTGACTTTGCAAAGCCGCCAAGAAGCTTTAAAACTAAGAGCTTAAAACTTGAAAATGAATATTTTAAAAATGTGATCATAGGCTGGCATGATAGATATTTCAGAGTGGTTTTAGAACTTGATAAGATGCATAAATATAAGCTTGAAGCCTCTGAAAATGGATATGTGCTTAAGCTTTTATAG
- the eno gene encoding phosphopyruvate hydratase — protein sequence MVFIEDVEAHEVLDSRGNPTVRATVRLSDGTEASAIVPSGASTGKREALELRDKDERYAGKGVLKAVSNVNEKIAEAIIGLDAYNQKAVDAEMLELDGTHNYSNLGANAVLGVSMAVARAAAKSLNIPLYRYLGGANASILPVPMFNIINGGAHANNSVDFQEFMIMPFGFSTFSEALRAATEIYHKLKSILNAAGHSTAVGDEGGFAPNLKDNEEPLKLISQAVKEAGYELGSQIKLALDVASSELYKDGKYELEGKKFSSDELISYYEKLCEKYPIFSIEDGLSEDDWSGWAELTKRLGDKVQLVGDDLFVTNEKILHEGIEKKIANAILIKPNQIGSVTQTMQTVRLAQRNGYRCIMSHRSGESEDAFIADFAVALNTGEIKTGATSRSERNAKYNRLLEIELEAGEFLGDNI from the coding sequence ATGGTATTTATTGAAGATGTAGAAGCTCACGAGGTTTTAGACAGCAGAGGCAACCCAACAGTTCGTGCGACAGTTAGACTAAGCGACGGAACTGAGGCAAGCGCGATCGTGCCAAGTGGCGCAAGCACTGGTAAGCGTGAGGCGCTAGAGCTTCGCGACAAAGACGAGAGATACGCTGGCAAGGGCGTTTTAAAAGCTGTTTCAAACGTAAATGAAAAGATCGCTGAGGCGATAATCGGCCTTGATGCCTACAACCAAAAAGCAGTTGATGCGGAGATGCTTGAGCTTGATGGTACACATAACTACTCAAATTTAGGCGCAAACGCAGTCCTTGGCGTATCTATGGCGGTAGCTCGCGCAGCCGCAAAGAGCCTAAATATCCCGCTTTATCGCTACCTTGGCGGTGCAAACGCTAGCATCTTGCCAGTACCGATGTTTAACATCATAAATGGCGGCGCGCACGCAAATAACAGCGTTGATTTTCAAGAATTTATGATCATGCCATTTGGTTTTAGCACATTTAGCGAAGCACTTAGAGCTGCAACTGAAATTTATCACAAGCTAAAATCTATCCTAAACGCAGCTGGCCATAGCACTGCTGTCGGCGACGAGGGTGGTTTTGCTCCAAATTTAAAAGACAACGAAGAGCCACTAAAGCTTATCTCGCAAGCTGTAAAAGAGGCTGGATATGAGCTAGGCAGCCAAATCAAACTTGCCCTTGACGTCGCTTCAAGTGAGCTTTATAAAGACGGCAAATACGAGCTTGAAGGCAAGAAATTTAGTAGCGACGAGCTTATTAGCTACTATGAAAAACTTTGTGAAAAATATCCGATATTTTCTATCGAAGATGGCCTTAGCGAGGATGACTGGAGCGGCTGGGCTGAGCTTACAAAAAGACTCGGCGACAAAGTACAGCTAGTTGGCGACGACCTTTTTGTCACAAATGAGAAAATTTTACACGAAGGTATCGAGAAAAAGATCGCAAATGCAATCTTAATCAAGCCAAATCAAATAGGCTCAGTCACACAAACCATGCAAACTGTCCGCCTTGCTCAAAGAAACGGATATCGCTGCATAATGAGCCACAGAAGCGGTGAGAGCGAAGATGCATTCATCGCTGACTTTGCAGTCGCACTAAACACTGGCGAGATAAAGACAGGTGCTACTTCAAGAAGCGAGCGTAACGCAAAATACAACCGCTTGCTTGAGATCGAACTTGAGGCTGGAGAGTTTTTGGGGGATAATATTTGA
- a CDS encoding tyrosine-type recombinase/integrase, with the protein MKYPLDCKDNFENSFIFWLTRYVKFKLSSLSNKELRDPKALASVNYALSREIKNIDQLDGLVKGARNAGLTGINTYFNPLKKIYETMKFYELSSLKQIDEELLSEILASTTGGLSDASKKNYRISVINFFAFLDKQNEEDGKAHVFDINLKNWGGVSGNKGQKLPEFMGEDEVKKFLDAIEESDFKQNSNRNKLIIKTIIFTGIRVSEALNLKRKDITEDGDLFIIRIRGKGNKYRIVMIKRHLIEAHLNAIAINYINKEGYLFINKKGTRLTQAYVSRIVEQILFKAGIRKEKNGAHMLRHTFATMLYKKQKDLVLVQEALGHASLNTSRIYTHFDSDKLKLAAKVAEDLAN; encoded by the coding sequence TTGAAATACCCGCTTGATTGTAAAGATAATTTTGAAAACTCATTTATATTTTGGCTCACTCGCTACGTCAAATTTAAACTTAGCTCACTTTCGAATAAAGAGCTTAGGGATCCAAAGGCGCTTGCAAGTGTGAATTACGCTCTAAGCCGCGAGATAAAAAATATAGACCAGCTTGATGGCTTGGTAAAAGGCGCGAGAAATGCAGGACTTACTGGCATAAATACCTACTTTAATCCACTTAAAAAAATATATGAAACAATGAAATTTTACGAGCTTAGCAGCCTAAAACAGATCGACGAAGAGCTGCTAAGCGAAATATTAGCTAGTACGACTGGTGGGCTAAGTGATGCTAGCAAGAAAAATTACCGCATCTCAGTGATAAATTTCTTTGCGTTTTTAGACAAACAAAACGAAGAGGATGGCAAGGCCCATGTTTTTGATATAAATTTAAAAAACTGGGGTGGAGTGAGTGGCAATAAAGGGCAAAAGTTACCTGAGTTTATGGGCGAAGATGAGGTCAAGAAATTTCTTGATGCGATCGAGGAGAGTGATTTTAAGCAAAACTCAAATCGAAATAAGCTCATCATCAAAACTATCATTTTTACTGGCATTCGTGTGAGCGAGGCTCTAAATTTAAAGCGAAAGGACATCACTGAAGATGGCGATCTTTTTATCATTAGGATCCGAGGCAAAGGCAACAAATACCGCATCGTTATGATAAAACGACACTTAATAGAAGCTCATCTAAACGCGATCGCAATAAACTACATCAACAAAGAGGGCTATCTTTTTATCAATAAAAAAGGCACCAGGCTTACGCAGGCTTATGTTAGCCGCATAGTTGAGCAAATTTTATTTAAAGCTGGTATCAGAAAAGAGAAAAATGGTGCTCACATGCTGCGCCACACCTTTGCAACGATGCTTTACAAAAAGCAAAAAGACCTTGTTTTGGTGCAAGAAGCTCTAGGGCATGCAAGCTTAAATACCTCAAGAATTTATACTCACTTTGATAGCGACAAGCTAAAACTTGCTGCAAAAGTGGCTGAGGATCTAGCAAACTAG